In Deltaproteobacteria bacterium, a genomic segment contains:
- a CDS encoding acylglycerol kinase family protein, producing the protein MAIPSGGLCPRACDLQGPIGVLTNPSSGGNRRGYPWLTRVSDLVLAEGTTPKEITEGLLALSRERIGLLVINGGDGTVQAVLTALFNHGMFPSPPVLCLLRSGTTSMLARDAGVEGHPSKAFKRILEAWNGGVSTGYAHLFERFILKVDAARPSLPLYGMFFGIGAICQGIELFHSQVNPGGLRGEILCGVTVLYLLFSLLFRGNRGVVPPVSAGISADRAPIPFQEVLFSMATTLERLLLGLRPYWGAGSSPLKFTAVSSRPASLVRCLPSLVRGRPHVLMTEENGYCSRTTSRLDLAFRGAFTLDGQLFENDGAITITPAGPLRFLRV; encoded by the coding sequence ATGGCCATCCCATCCGGGGGTCTGTGTCCCCGTGCGTGTGACCTGCAAGGTCCGATCGGAGTACTTACCAACCCCTCGAGCGGAGGCAACCGCAGGGGATATCCCTGGCTGACTCGTGTTTCCGACCTGGTTTTGGCTGAAGGGACGACCCCCAAGGAGATCACTGAGGGGCTTTTGGCCCTTTCGAGGGAAAGGATCGGCCTTCTCGTGATCAATGGGGGGGACGGGACGGTCCAGGCCGTCCTTACCGCCCTCTTCAACCATGGGATGTTTCCGTCCCCACCGGTCCTCTGCCTCTTGAGGTCAGGGACGACGAGTATGCTCGCCCGGGATGCAGGGGTCGAGGGCCATCCGTCTAAGGCCTTCAAACGGATCCTCGAGGCATGGAATGGCGGGGTCTCCACAGGATACGCACATCTTTTCGAGCGTTTCATCCTCAAGGTGGATGCAGCCCGTCCTTCCCTCCCCCTCTACGGGATGTTCTTTGGGATAGGCGCCATCTGCCAGGGCATCGAGCTCTTTCACAGCCAGGTAAATCCCGGAGGTCTCCGGGGGGAGATACTCTGCGGTGTTACGGTCCTTTACCTCCTTTTTTCGCTACTTTTTCGCGGCAACAGAGGGGTGGTCCCCCCTGTTTCAGCAGGGATCTCTGCGGACAGGGCCCCCATTCCCTTTCAGGAGGTCCTTTTCTCCATGGCGACCACCCTCGAGAGGTTGTTACTCGGGCTGAGGCCCTATTGGGGTGCAGGGTCTTCACCGCTTAAGTTTACGGCCGTCTCTTCCAGGCCGGCATCCCTCGTCAGGTGCCTCCCATCTCTGGTGCGGGGGCGTCCCCATGTCCTCATGACCGAGGAAAACGGCTATTGCAGCCGGACCACTTCCCGCCTCGATCTCGCCTTTCGCGGCGCCTTCACACTGGATGGACAGTTGTTTGAAAATGATGGGGCCATCACCATCACGCCTGCAGGGCCCCTCAGGTTCCTCCGTGTCTGA
- a CDS encoding CDP-alcohol phosphatidyltransferase family protein: MTACACVFQETPVRVWGLTCRERLEKALEKIGVRQWIPDPDQADACETVILLRGDHVFDDRILAGLAQKVGCILLRGDIPVAAHVRSGDARTVHDFMTGRCEKDRLPPLSFETPHTIASSYQRKLRKIDEPYLYPVDSASVFSVEEGLYYRSYKGVTDLVTKWVWPVPAFWVTRMCVRFGIRPNHVTSLGFILVILAGFLFYQGEWMGGLAAAWLMTFLDTVDGKLARVTLRSSEFGHIYDHAIDLVSPPIWYLVWGLGLGRWDPWIPVSLTAAYCMIFAGYIAGRLCEGIFKACLEPSGIFGWRPIDSFFRLITARRNPNLILLTTGTLFGRPDLGLLWVALWTVITSLFLVVRLLEGFWERHRKGALRSWFLDVDPGDPHPSLAQRWFTGIKR, from the coding sequence ATGACGGCCTGTGCCTGTGTCTTCCAGGAGACACCCGTGCGTGTTTGGGGCCTGACCTGCCGGGAGCGTCTTGAGAAGGCCCTTGAGAAAATCGGTGTAAGGCAGTGGATTCCGGATCCTGATCAGGCAGACGCCTGCGAGACGGTCATCCTGCTTCGGGGGGATCACGTCTTTGACGACCGGATCCTTGCGGGACTCGCTCAAAAAGTCGGGTGCATCCTTCTTCGCGGCGACATACCCGTTGCCGCCCATGTCAGGTCGGGTGACGCCCGGACGGTCCATGACTTTATGACCGGCCGATGTGAAAAGGACCGGCTTCCGCCTCTTTCCTTCGAGACGCCTCATACGATAGCCTCGTCCTATCAGAGGAAGCTGCGGAAGATAGACGAGCCGTATCTGTATCCTGTGGATTCGGCATCCGTCTTTTCCGTGGAGGAAGGGCTTTATTATAGGTCCTACAAAGGTGTAACGGATCTTGTAACCAAGTGGGTCTGGCCTGTTCCGGCCTTTTGGGTGACCAGGATGTGCGTTCGGTTTGGCATCCGTCCCAACCATGTGACATCGCTCGGCTTTATCCTCGTGATCCTTGCCGGGTTCCTCTTTTATCAAGGGGAATGGATGGGTGGGCTTGCTGCGGCCTGGCTGATGACCTTTCTTGACACCGTGGACGGAAAACTTGCCCGGGTGACCCTCAGGTCGAGCGAGTTCGGGCACATATACGATCACGCCATAGATCTTGTTTCTCCGCCCATCTGGTACCTGGTATGGGGATTAGGTCTCGGCAGGTGGGACCCGTGGATCCCTGTTTCCCTGACCGCTGCATACTGTATGATTTTTGCAGGATACATCGCCGGTCGCCTGTGCGAGGGGATCTTCAAGGCGTGCCTCGAACCGTCAGGGATCTTTGGATGGAGACCGATTGATTCCTTTTTTCGTCTGATCACTGCCCGGCGAAATCCGAATCTCATCCTCTTGACCACAGGCACCCTTTTCGGACGGCCTGACCTCGGACTCCTGTGGGTTGCGCTCTGGACCGTGATCACCAGTCTTTTTCTTGTGGTGCGGCTTTTGGAAGGATTTTGGGAAAGGCATCGCAAAGGGGCCTTGCGGTCCTGGTTCCTGGACGTGGATCCCGGAGATCCCCATCCATCCCTGGCCCAGCGATGGTTTACCGGGATCAAACGCTGA